One region of Solanum pennellii chromosome 6, SPENNV200 genomic DNA includes:
- the LOC107021702 gene encoding abscisic acid receptor PYL4-like, producing MPSSLQLHRVNPTTATLAVKQPHLSQATTWFSPVSTSVPDNVLHHHTHVVGPNQCCSAVLQSISAPIDTVWSLVRRFDNPQAYKHFLKSCHVIVGDGDVGTLREVRVVSGLPAGSSTERLEILDDEEHVLSFSVVGGDHRLNNYRSVTTLHRAAEEGSTVVVESYVVDVPQGNTKEETCVFVDTIVRCNLQSLAQIAQNLAKTSKNHDEDPQLKIHRLVDFVDCKVGSWNCLNVLLWYIMVCCVFCITTNHFVTITYILLNIYKVLTVKDIFLSS from the exons atgccTTCTTCCCTTCAACTGCATCGAGTTAATCCAACCACCGCCACACTAGCGGTTAAACAACCGCATCTATCACAGGCTACAACATGGTTTAGTCCGGTTTCCACTTCTGTCCCTGATAACGTATTGCATCACCACACCCATGTTGTGGGTCCCAACCAGTGCTGCTCCGCGGTGTTGCAGTCCATTTCCGCCCCAATCGACACCGTCTGGTCCCTCGTCCGCCGATTCGATAATCCGCAAGCGTACAAACACTTTCTCAAGAGCTGCCACGTCATCGTCGGTGACGGTGACGTCGGTACGCTTAGGGAAGTCCGGGTTGTATCCGGACTACCCGCGGGTTCTAGTACGGAGAGGCTGGAGATTTTGGATGACGAGGAACACGTGTTGAGTTTTAGCGTTGTGGGAGGAGATCATCGGCTGAATAATTACCGATCGGTGACGACGCTGCACCGGGCGGCGGAAGAAGGATCGACGGTGGTGGTAGAGTCGTATGTAGTGGATGTACCACAAGGGAATACGAAGGAAGAAACGTGTGTATTTGTGGATACGATTGTGCGGTGCAATTTGCAGTCGCTGGCCCAAATCGCACAGAACTTGGCTAAAACGTCAAAGA ATCATGATGAAGACCCACAACTGAAAATTCATAGATTGGTAGATTTCGTGGACTGTAAGGTTGGTTCTTGGAATTGTTTAAACGTGTTACTATGGTATATAATGGTGTGCTGTGTATTTTGTATAACTACTAATCACTTTGTCACCATCACATATATTCTTCTCAATATATACAAAGTATTAACAGTCAaagatatttttctttcatcctAA
- the LOC107022322 gene encoding protein FAR1-RELATED SEQUENCE 5-like, with translation MSTFKKTNNVESHEDLVGDTKIDEEEKIMESFITEFEEKMKTQIIKDEQEAYKIYCQYAHSKGFSVRKDKQYYFTCGLVVREKRFVCYWHGEKDERQRKSSKTSCTHIDTRCPAMISFEQQLPSNPFMIDRFVTEHNHEMASPKKRHLLRSAHLIPKTKGLVIENMINAGIKPRTTYSYLTEEAGGDDVLGYSKKDCFNFIHQLMKSKVEAEDAQSVVNEFNNSQVNDTLFY, from the coding sequence atgtcAACTTTTAAGAAGACGAATAATGTTGAAAGTCATGAAGATTTAGTAGGAGATACTAAAATTGATGAAGAGGAGAAAATTATGGAAAGTTTCATAACCGAATttgaagagaaaatgaaaaCTCAAATTATTAAGGACGAGCAAGAAgcttataaaatatattgtcaATATGCACACTCCAAAGGTTTCAGCGTAAGAAAAGATAAACAATACTATTTTACATGTGGTTTGGTGGTTAGAGAAAAACGCTTTGTGTGTTACTGGCACGGTGAAAAAGATGAAAGGCAAAGGAAATCTAGTAAGACATCATGTACTCACATAGACACGCGTTGTCCTGCAATGATAAGTTTTGAGCAACAGCTGCCGAGTAATCCTTTCATGATAGACAGATTTGTTACTGAGCATAACCATGAAATGGCTTCACCAAAGAAAAGACATTTGTTAAGATCTGCTCATTTGATACCGAAAACCAAAGGATTGGTGATTGAAAATATGATTAACGCTGGTATAAAACCGAGAACAACTTATTCTTACTTGACAGAAGAAGCCGGAGGGGATGATGTGTTAGGTTATTCGAAAAAagattgttttaattttatacatcaGTTGATGAAATCAAAGGTGGAAGCCGAAGATGCACAAAGTGTTGTTAACGAATTTAATAATAGTCAAGTGAATGATACACTTTTTTATTGA